From the Entomomonas sp. E2T0 genome, one window contains:
- a CDS encoding cell division protein FtsQ/DivIB — protein MLNVRLRHGEPVALWRQRANQRGASRAMPKKGVVTTLKSMADYLKIAGYLLLAVVFAILAYNVANKVIAYVNQPISKVSILGDLGYIDQQDLQKRIEPLVSTGFLNVDLEGLRNKLENTPWISHVEIERVWPNELKIELNARQPIARWGEDGLLNNVGEPFVVKDISAYKSLPLLDGPEYAHAQVMQQYQIISQLLRPMELAITSLTLTERGSWSLTTSTGLELVLGSGDVAEKIKRFSKAYEINLKAKMDNIARVDMRYSNGLAVAWKDPSKEIDTNNATKIVARQ, from the coding sequence ATGTTAAATGTAAGATTAAGACATGGAGAGCCAGTAGCACTTTGGCGGCAGCGTGCTAATCAGCGTGGAGCAAGTCGAGCTATGCCTAAAAAAGGTGTAGTGACTACTTTAAAATCAATGGCTGATTATTTAAAAATAGCAGGTTATTTGTTATTAGCTGTTGTTTTTGCAATTTTGGCTTACAACGTTGCTAATAAAGTGATTGCTTATGTAAATCAACCTATATCAAAAGTAAGTATTTTAGGTGATTTGGGTTATATTGATCAGCAAGACTTACAGAAACGTATTGAACCTTTGGTAAGTACAGGGTTTTTAAATGTTGATTTAGAAGGTTTGCGTAATAAACTTGAAAATACTCCTTGGATTTCTCATGTGGAAATAGAGCGTGTTTGGCCAAATGAATTAAAAATTGAGTTAAATGCTCGTCAACCTATCGCCCGTTGGGGAGAGGATGGACTTTTAAATAATGTGGGCGAACCTTTTGTCGTTAAGGATATTTCTGCTTATAAATCATTGCCCTTGCTAGATGGGCCAGAATATGCACATGCTCAAGTTATGCAACAGTATCAAATTATTAGCCAATTATTGAGGCCAATGGAGCTTGCTATTACTTCGTTGACTTTAACAGAACGAGGTAGCTGGTCATTAACTACCAGCACAGGTCTTGAGCTAGTGCTTGGTAGTGGGGATGTTGCTGAAAAAATTAAACGTTTTAGTAAGGCTTATGAGATTAATTTAAAAGCTAAAATGGATAATATTGCAAGGGTTGATATGCGATACAGTAATGGCTTAGCTGTAGCATGGAAAGATCCAAGTAAAGAAATTGATACGAATAATGCTACTAAGATAGTAGCAAGACAATAA
- a CDS encoding D-alanine--D-alanine ligase gives MKKYNPIDFGRVAVFFGGESAEREVSLNSGKMVLQALLDAGVDAFAVDTKGDWLAKFLSEKVDRVFIILHGRGGEDGCIQGLLETLKIPYTGSGVLASALAMDKLRTKQIWSSFGLPTPKYAVLTTEEDCQQAAQSLGFPMIIKPSHEGSSVGMAKVNNVDELIAAWQSALTYDAEVLVEEWVTGAEFTIAVVDNQVLPPIRLATPHTFYDYDAKYKATDTIYQIPCGLDEEKEKELQALTLKACQLINIEGWGRVDVMQDQQGNFYLLEVNTAPGMTDHSLVPMAAKAIGMDYQQLVLTILATTLVQGG, from the coding sequence ATGAAAAAATATAATCCTATTGATTTTGGCAGAGTTGCTGTTTTTTTCGGTGGTGAAAGCGCTGAAAGAGAGGTTTCTTTAAACTCTGGAAAAATGGTATTACAAGCCTTATTAGATGCAGGCGTTGATGCATTCGCTGTTGATACAAAAGGTGATTGGTTAGCCAAGTTTTTGTCAGAAAAAGTGGATAGAGTCTTCATTATATTACATGGTCGCGGTGGCGAAGATGGTTGTATTCAAGGCTTATTAGAAACATTGAAAATTCCTTATACAGGAAGTGGTGTATTGGCTTCTGCATTGGCAATGGATAAGTTGAGAACCAAACAAATATGGTCAAGTTTTGGTTTGCCTACTCCTAAATATGCAGTGTTAACAACAGAAGAAGATTGTCAGCAAGCAGCGCAGTCACTAGGTTTTCCAATGATTATTAAACCAAGCCATGAAGGTTCTAGTGTAGGAATGGCAAAGGTTAATAATGTTGATGAGTTAATAGCTGCCTGGCAAAGCGCATTAACTTATGACGCTGAAGTATTAGTTGAAGAATGGGTGACTGGAGCTGAATTTACGATAGCTGTAGTAGATAATCAGGTTTTGCCACCTATTCGTTTAGCAACGCCTCATACTTTTTATGATTATGATGCTAAATATAAAGCGACAGACACTATTTATCAAATTCCTTGTGGCTTAGATGAGGAAAAGGAAAAAGAGCTACAAGCATTAACGCTTAAGGCTTGTCAGTTAATAAATATAGAGGGTTGGGGACGTGTTGATGTGATGCAGGATCAACAAGGTAATTTTTATTTGTTAGAGGTTAACACTGCACCTGGTATGACAGACCACAGTTTAGTTCCTATGGCAGCAAAAGCTATTGGGATGGATTATCAACAGTTGGTATTAACCATATTAGCTACTACTTTGGTGCAAGGAGGTTAA
- the murG gene encoding undecaprenyldiphospho-muramoylpentapeptide beta-N-acetylglucosaminyltransferase, which translates to MVAKNILIMAAGTGGHVFPALACAKDFQERGYNVHWLGTPKGMENELVAKAGLPIYQINVTGLRGKSLTTLIKAPFLLLGALRQARKLIKEIKPVCVVGFGGFVTGPGGLAAKLVGIPLIIHEQNAKVGTANRYLAKMATRICQGFPNTFVNKEHLITTGNPVRKELFIEQSKESIVDRKVRLLVVGGSLGAEPLNKLLPEALALLDDSIRPEVFHQAGKNHAEVTKERYQKATVEAKVEPFITDMQQAYSWADLVVCRAGALTVSELAATGSAAMLIPLPHAIDDHQSFNADYLACKGAAIKLIQAQLTPQVMADHLQTLLKNPEKLREMGKIAKSLAKPKATSDVVDTCLEVANG; encoded by the coding sequence ATGGTCGCTAAAAATATATTAATTATGGCAGCAGGTACTGGTGGTCATGTATTCCCTGCGTTAGCCTGCGCTAAAGACTTTCAGGAAAGAGGTTATAACGTTCATTGGCTTGGTACACCCAAAGGCATGGAGAATGAACTGGTGGCTAAAGCAGGCTTACCAATTTATCAGATTAATGTGACAGGATTACGTGGTAAGAGTCTTACTACATTAATAAAAGCTCCTTTCTTATTGTTAGGCGCATTAAGACAAGCTCGTAAGCTGATTAAAGAAATAAAACCAGTATGTGTGGTTGGTTTTGGTGGTTTTGTGACTGGCCCTGGTGGTCTAGCTGCAAAGTTAGTTGGTATACCATTAATTATTCATGAGCAGAATGCCAAAGTGGGCACTGCTAATCGTTATTTAGCAAAAATGGCAACCCGTATTTGCCAAGGTTTTCCTAATACTTTTGTGAATAAAGAGCATTTAATTACTACGGGTAACCCTGTACGCAAAGAGCTGTTTATTGAGCAGTCTAAAGAATCCATAGTTGATCGTAAAGTGAGATTGTTAGTAGTTGGTGGAAGCTTAGGGGCTGAACCACTTAATAAGTTATTACCTGAAGCTTTGGCATTGCTTGATGATTCAATTCGTCCAGAGGTCTTTCATCAAGCAGGTAAAAACCATGCTGAAGTAACCAAAGAGCGTTATCAAAAAGCAACAGTCGAAGCTAAGGTAGAACCATTTATTACTGATATGCAACAAGCCTACAGTTGGGCTGATTTAGTGGTTTGTCGGGCAGGTGCTTTAACAGTGAGCGAGTTAGCTGCGACAGGTTCAGCTGCTATGTTAATTCCTTTACCCCATGCTATTGATGATCATCAGAGTTTTAATGCTGATTATCTTGCTTGTAAAGGGGCTGCAATCAAATTGATACAAGCTCAGTTAACACCACAAGTTATGGCTGATCATTTACAAACATTATTAAAAAATCCTGAAAAATTGAGAGAAATGGGAAAAATCGCCAAAAGCTTAGCGAAACCTAAGGCTACTAGTGACGTGGTTGATACCTGTTTGGAGGTAGCCAATGGTTAA
- the ftsW gene encoding putative lipid II flippase FtsW: protein MKLSIVCLNPSPIYSRRGFDVDFPLLAGCLLLLGLGAVMIASASSEVASAQTGNTFYNLTRHLVYLAIGILATASVLVVPIKVWQKYSAHLLCVAVVLLVAVLIPGIGRNVNGASRWIGVGLFNIQPSELGKLFAVIYLAGYLVRRKEQVRDTWSGFFKPFVVLLPVAWLFLLEPDFGATVVMMGAALAMLFLGGVSLGRFLLMVLMSIGAVVFLVLTQEYRMHRLMNFTDPFADQFGSGYQLTQSLIAFGRGDFLGLGLGNSIQKQFYLPEAHTDFVFAVLAEELGLVGSLCTVALFVFVGVRALIIGLWAEREKQYFSAYVAYGIAMLWLGQFIINVGVNVGLLPTKGLTLPFLSYGGSSLVICCICLGILLRIDWERRYPEPELSYVFTDKDFPEESSEVKHGR, encoded by the coding sequence ATGAAACTGTCCATCGTTTGTTTAAATCCTTCACCTATTTATAGCCGACGTGGTTTTGATGTCGATTTTCCATTATTGGCTGGTTGCTTATTATTATTGGGTTTAGGTGCTGTAATGATTGCCTCTGCTTCTTCTGAGGTAGCATCAGCACAAACAGGTAATACTTTTTATAACTTAACAAGGCATTTGGTTTACCTCGCTATTGGCATTTTGGCTACAGCAAGTGTTTTAGTGGTACCCATTAAAGTATGGCAAAAGTACAGTGCTCATTTGCTATGTGTGGCAGTGGTGTTATTAGTAGCTGTATTAATCCCAGGCATTGGACGCAATGTGAATGGTGCAAGCCGTTGGATTGGCGTTGGCTTATTTAATATTCAACCTTCTGAGCTAGGAAAGTTATTTGCTGTTATCTATTTAGCAGGCTATTTGGTTCGCCGTAAAGAACAAGTTAGAGATACATGGTCAGGTTTCTTTAAACCTTTTGTCGTGTTATTACCGGTGGCTTGGTTATTCCTATTAGAGCCAGATTTTGGAGCAACAGTGGTAATGATGGGCGCTGCACTTGCTATGTTGTTCTTAGGTGGTGTGAGCCTGGGACGTTTCTTATTAATGGTATTAATGAGTATTGGTGCCGTAGTATTTTTGGTTTTAACGCAAGAATATAGAATGCATCGTTTGATGAACTTTACAGACCCTTTTGCTGATCAGTTTGGTTCTGGCTATCAATTAACCCAATCATTAATTGCTTTTGGACGAGGGGATTTTTTGGGATTAGGTCTTGGTAATAGTATTCAAAAACAATTTTATTTACCAGAAGCACATACAGACTTTGTATTTGCTGTGTTGGCTGAAGAGTTGGGTTTAGTAGGCTCTCTATGCACTGTTGCACTATTTGTGTTTGTTGGTGTGAGGGCATTAATTATTGGTTTATGGGCAGAGCGTGAAAAACAATATTTTTCTGCTTATGTAGCTTACGGCATTGCCATGTTATGGCTTGGTCAATTTATTATTAATGTAGGGGTAAATGTTGGGTTATTACCTACTAAAGGTTTGACCTTACCATTTTTAAGTTATGGTGGTAGTTCTTTGGTTATTTGCTGTATTTGTTTAGGAATATTACTACGAATTGATTGGGAAAGACGTTATCCAGAGCCTGAACTATCTTACGTGTTTACTGATAAAGATTTTCCAGAAGAATCTTCGGAGGTGAAACATGGTCGCTAA
- the murC gene encoding UDP-N-acetylmuramate--L-alanine ligase, giving the protein MVKSRYEVLQPESRRMRRMRRVHWIHFVGIGGSGMCGIAEVLLNLGYKISGSDIKVSPVTERLKKMGATIYIGHCVENQANASVLVVSSAINTKNPEVAAALERRIPVVPRAEMLGELMRYRYGIAVAGTHGKTTTTSLIASVYAAAKLDPTFVIGGRLNAAGTNAKLGGGQYLIAEADESDASFLHLQPMVAVVTNIEADHMATYDGDFNKLKKTFISFLHNLPFYGLAVMCIDDPVVREIIPQISRPIMTYGFSEDADIRAVDVYQEELRTYFTILRKGYEPLKAVVNLPGKHNVLNSLATLAIASDDGINDRTILAGISKFEGVGRRFQVYGELPVDGGTVMVVDDYGHHPTEVAAVIQAVRDGWPERRLVMLYQPHRYTRTRDLYEDFVQVLSGVNLLLLMEVYPAGEDPIPGADSRQLCGSIRQRGVLDPIYVERDTDIVDVVKPILRPGDILLCQGAGDIGAIASQIMKNAKSFISEPVKPLKKGKKKNEKI; this is encoded by the coding sequence ATGGTTAAAAGTCGTTATGAAGTTTTACAACCTGAATCACGTCGTATGCGTCGTATGCGTCGTGTTCATTGGATTCATTTTGTTGGTATTGGTGGTTCTGGAATGTGTGGTATAGCTGAGGTATTGTTAAACCTTGGCTATAAAATATCAGGTTCAGATATTAAAGTATCGCCTGTTACTGAGCGCCTAAAGAAAATGGGCGCGACAATTTATATTGGTCATTGTGTTGAGAACCAAGCTAATGCGAGTGTGCTTGTGGTTTCTAGTGCCATTAATACAAAAAACCCAGAGGTAGCCGCTGCATTGGAACGACGTATACCTGTTGTACCTAGAGCTGAAATGTTAGGTGAGCTGATGCGATATCGTTATGGTATTGCAGTGGCAGGCACACATGGTAAAACTACGACAACAAGTTTAATTGCTTCAGTTTATGCAGCAGCTAAATTGGACCCTACTTTTGTAATTGGTGGCCGTCTAAATGCAGCAGGGACTAACGCGAAGTTAGGCGGCGGTCAGTACCTTATTGCAGAAGCCGATGAAAGTGATGCTAGTTTCTTGCATTTACAGCCAATGGTAGCAGTGGTTACTAATATTGAAGCTGACCATATGGCTACTTATGATGGTGACTTTAATAAATTAAAGAAAACTTTTATTAGCTTTTTACATAACTTGCCATTCTATGGTTTAGCAGTGATGTGTATTGATGATCCTGTTGTAAGAGAGATTATCCCTCAAATCAGTCGTCCAATTATGACTTACGGTTTTAGTGAGGATGCAGATATACGTGCGGTTGATGTTTATCAAGAAGAGTTGCGTACTTATTTTACTATTTTAAGAAAAGGTTATGAGCCATTAAAAGCGGTGGTAAATCTGCCTGGTAAGCATAATGTGTTGAATTCATTAGCTACTTTAGCTATTGCCTCTGATGATGGTATTAATGATAGAACTATCTTAGCGGGTATTAGTAAGTTTGAAGGTGTTGGTAGACGTTTTCAAGTGTATGGCGAGTTACCTGTAGATGGTGGAACAGTGATGGTAGTAGATGATTATGGGCATCATCCTACAGAGGTGGCAGCAGTTATTCAGGCAGTGCGTGATGGCTGGCCAGAACGCCGTTTAGTAATGCTTTATCAACCTCATCGTTATACCCGTACTCGTGATCTGTATGAAGATTTTGTACAGGTGCTATCGGGTGTTAACTTGTTATTATTAATGGAGGTTTATCCTGCAGGGGAAGATCCTATCCCTGGTGCAGATAGCCGTCAATTGTGTGGCAGTATTCGCCAACGTGGTGTACTAGATCCAATTTATGTAGAACGTGATACTGATATTGTAGATGTGGTTAAGCCTATTTTAAGACCTGGTGATATCTTACTTTGCCAAGGGGCAGGCGATATTGGCGCTATAGCAAGCCAAATCATGAAGAACGCAAAATCTTTTATCAGTGAACCAGTTAAACCTTTGAAAAAAGGGAAAAAGAAAAATGAAAAAATATAA
- the ftsA gene encoding cell division protein FtsA: MAQEQSSKMIVGLDIGTSKVVALVGEISPDGQIEVVGIGSHPSRGLKKGVVVNIESTVQSIQYAIDEAQQMAGCQIFSAYVGIAGNHIRSLNSDGIVAIREGEVTRADIERVLDSAKAVAIPADQRVLHTLPQDYVIDNQEGVREPLGMYGVRLEAKVHVVTCAVNASQNIEKCVRRCGLEVDDIILEQLASSYSVLTEDEKELGVCLVDVGGGTSDIAVYTEGAIRHTSVIPIAGDQITNDIAMALRTPTQYAEEIKIRYACALAKLAGAGQMIKVPSVGERPPRELSRQALAEVVEPRYEELFKFVQKELRRSGYEDMIPAGIVVTGGTAKMEGAVELAEEIFHMPVRLGIPYNVKGLESVIHNPIYATAVGLLIYGAQQQLESGSVEHNKVNRESFSMFGRLKKWVQGNF; encoded by the coding sequence ATGGCGCAAGAACAAAGTAGCAAAATGATCGTTGGCTTGGATATTGGTACTTCTAAAGTAGTAGCTTTAGTGGGAGAAATTTCGCCAGATGGTCAAATAGAAGTAGTAGGTATTGGATCACACCCTTCTCGTGGTTTGAAGAAAGGGGTAGTGGTGAATATTGAATCTACTGTTCAATCTATTCAGTATGCTATTGATGAAGCTCAGCAAATGGCAGGTTGCCAAATATTTTCTGCTTATGTTGGTATTGCAGGCAATCATATTCGTAGTTTAAATTCGGATGGTATTGTTGCTATTCGTGAAGGTGAGGTTACTAGAGCTGATATTGAGCGTGTATTAGACTCAGCAAAAGCGGTAGCTATTCCAGCAGACCAAAGAGTATTGCATACCTTACCCCAAGATTATGTGATTGATAATCAAGAGGGTGTGCGTGAACCGTTAGGTATGTATGGTGTACGTTTAGAAGCTAAAGTTCATGTGGTTACCTGTGCGGTGAATGCTTCACAGAATATTGAGAAGTGTGTAAGACGGTGCGGTTTAGAAGTCGATGATATTATTTTAGAGCAACTAGCCTCCTCTTATTCAGTGTTAACTGAAGATGAAAAAGAGTTAGGTGTTTGTTTGGTTGATGTGGGTGGTGGTACTTCTGATATTGCTGTTTACACTGAGGGTGCTATACGTCATACATCAGTGATTCCTATTGCAGGGGATCAGATTACCAATGATATTGCAATGGCACTACGTACGCCAACTCAATATGCAGAAGAAATAAAAATTCGTTATGCTTGTGCCCTTGCGAAATTAGCAGGTGCTGGACAAATGATTAAAGTTCCTAGTGTTGGTGAGCGTCCACCTCGTGAGCTTTCTCGACAAGCATTGGCAGAGGTAGTAGAGCCTCGCTATGAAGAACTATTTAAATTTGTGCAAAAAGAATTACGCCGTAGTGGCTATGAAGATATGATTCCTGCAGGTATCGTAGTAACAGGCGGTACAGCTAAAATGGAAGGGGCAGTGGAGCTGGCAGAAGAAATTTTCCATATGCCTGTTAGGTTAGGTATTCCTTACAATGTGAAAGGATTAGAAAGTGTGATTCATAATCCTATTTATGCAACAGCAGTTGGTTTATTGATATATGGTGCTCAGCAACAATTAGAAAGTGGTAGTGTTGAGCATAATAAAGTTAATAGAGAAAGTTTTTCAATGTTTGGTCGTTTAAAGAAGTGGGTACAAGGTAATTTTTAG